In the genome of Pseudomonas protegens, one region contains:
- the arfB gene encoding alternative ribosome rescue aminoacyl-tRNA hydrolase ArfB, with the protein MLVISNNVHLPDAEIELTAIRAQGAGGQNVNKVSSAVHLRFDIPASSLPPFYKERLLALRDSRITSDGVIILKAQQYRTQEQNRADALERLTELILSAIKVEKKRRPTKPTLGSKKRRLESKAKRGNIKAGRGKVDF; encoded by the coding sequence ATGCTGGTGATTTCCAACAACGTGCATCTGCCGGATGCCGAGATCGAGCTGACCGCCATCCGCGCCCAGGGCGCCGGTGGGCAGAACGTCAACAAGGTGTCCAGCGCGGTGCATCTGCGCTTCGACATTCCGGCCTCGTCCTTGCCGCCGTTCTACAAGGAGCGGCTGCTGGCGCTGCGCGACAGTCGCATCACCAGTGATGGCGTGATCATTCTCAAGGCCCAGCAATACCGCACCCAGGAGCAAAACCGCGCCGATGCCCTGGAGCGTCTCACCGAGCTGATCCTCAGCGCCATCAAGGTGGAAAAGAAACGCCGCCCGACCAAACCGACCCTGGGTTCGAAGAAGCGTCGGCTGGAGAGCAAGGCCAAGCGCGGCAACATCAAGGCCGGTCGCGGCAAGGTGGACTTCTAG
- a CDS encoding MFS transporter, which produces MPDSQRPLAVTLQVVSIVLFTFIGYLNVGIPLAVLPGYVHSDLGFGAVIAGLVISVQYLATLLSRPYAGRIIDNLGSKRAVMYGLAGCGLSGVFMLLSAWLQHLPILSLLSLLTGRLVLGSAESLVGSGSIGWGIGRVGAANTAKVISWNGIASYGALAIGAPLGAWLVDHLGLWSMGVSIILLAVLGLLLAWPKLAAPIVAGERLPFIHVLGKVFPHGCGLALGSIGFGTIATFITLYYATQHWDNAVLCLSLFGASFIGARLLFGNLINRLGGFRVAIACLSVETLGLLLLWQAPDAHWALAGAALSGFGFSLVFPALGVEAVNLVPASSRGAAVGAYSLFIDLSLGITGPLAGAIAAGFGFASIFLFAAIAACSGLVLSLYLYRQAPRQRKERALG; this is translated from the coding sequence ATGCCAGATTCCCAGCGCCCCTTGGCGGTCACGCTGCAAGTCGTCTCCATCGTCCTGTTCACCTTTATCGGCTACCTGAATGTCGGCATTCCCCTGGCGGTGCTGCCGGGCTATGTGCACAGCGATCTGGGTTTTGGCGCGGTGATCGCCGGCCTGGTGATCAGCGTGCAATACCTGGCCACCCTGCTCAGCCGCCCCTACGCCGGACGCATCATCGACAACCTGGGCAGCAAGCGCGCAGTCATGTACGGCCTGGCCGGCTGCGGACTAAGCGGCGTGTTCATGCTGCTCTCGGCCTGGCTGCAACACCTGCCGATCCTGAGCCTGCTCAGCCTGCTGACTGGCCGCCTGGTGCTGGGCAGCGCGGAAAGCCTGGTGGGCTCGGGTTCGATTGGCTGGGGCATCGGTCGGGTCGGCGCGGCCAACACCGCCAAGGTAATTTCCTGGAACGGCATCGCCAGCTACGGCGCCCTGGCCATCGGCGCGCCCCTGGGCGCCTGGCTGGTCGATCATCTCGGCTTGTGGAGCATGGGCGTGAGCATCATCCTGCTGGCCGTGCTCGGCCTGCTGCTGGCCTGGCCAAAACTCGCGGCGCCGATCGTCGCCGGCGAACGCCTGCCCTTCATCCATGTGCTGGGCAAAGTCTTTCCCCACGGCTGCGGCCTGGCCCTGGGCTCCATAGGCTTTGGCACCATCGCCACCTTCATCACCCTGTACTACGCCACCCAGCACTGGGACAACGCGGTGCTGTGCCTGAGCCTGTTCGGCGCCAGCTTCATCGGTGCGCGCTTGCTGTTCGGCAACCTGATCAACCGCCTCGGCGGCTTTCGCGTGGCGATCGCCTGCCTGTCGGTGGAAACCCTCGGCCTGTTGCTGCTGTGGCAGGCCCCCGACGCCCACTGGGCACTGGCTGGCGCGGCCTTGAGCGGCTTCGGCTTCTCTCTGGTGTTCCCGGCGCTGGGGGTGGAAGCGGTGAACCTGGTGCCGGCCTCCAGCCGTGGCGCGGCGGTGGGCGCCTACTCGCTGTTCATCGACCTGTCGCTGGGCATCACCGGGCCCCTGGCCGGGGCGATTGCCGCCGGCTTCGGCTTTGCCTCGATCTTCCTCTTCGCCGCCATCGCCGCCTGCAGCGGCCTGGTACTGAGCCTGTACCTGTACCGTCAGGCACCCAGGCAACGCAAGGAACGCGCGCTCGGCTAG
- a CDS encoding plastocyanin/azurin family copper-binding protein codes for MKTWLTLLLLGCLATPAWAEEVTIDIRAFMYNPQDVQITAGTRVTWVNDDQIPHTVTETHKLFRSAALDTNDRFSYQFDTPGTYQYFCVLHPQMIGKIIVSPPQP; via the coding sequence ATGAAGACATGGCTCACACTGCTGCTTCTGGGCTGCCTGGCAACACCCGCCTGGGCCGAGGAGGTGACGATCGATATCCGCGCGTTCATGTACAACCCCCAGGATGTGCAAATCACCGCGGGCACCCGGGTCACCTGGGTCAATGACGACCAGATACCGCACACGGTGACTGAAACCCACAAGCTGTTCCGTTCCGCGGCACTGGACACCAACGACCGTTTTTCCTACCAATTCGATACCCCCGGCACCTACCAGTACTTCTGCGTCCTGCACCCACAGATGATCGGCAAGATCATCGTCAGCCCACCACAACCCTAG